The following are encoded together in the Streptococcus oralis genome:
- the yaaA gene encoding peroxide stress protein YaaA, producing the protein MKILIPTAKEMNTDHPYIEALPLREESQAVLDSLAHYSASELESFYKASAEKAEEEYGHIQALKDYRAKHYPALKLFDGLMYRHIKRNGLTEAEQTYLENHVLITSALYGVVPALSPMAPHRLDFLMKLKVAGKTLKSHWKSAYDESLQDEDMIFSLLSSEFETVFSKEIREKMVTFKFMEDKAGQLKIHSTISKKARGAFLTALIEGQVQTVEQARQLSFAGFDYQPDLSSNLELVFVKLA; encoded by the coding sequence ATGAAAATTTTAATCCCAACAGCCAAAGAAATGAACACAGACCATCCTTATATTGAAGCGCTCCCTTTGAGGGAAGAAAGTCAGGCAGTCCTTGACTCACTGGCGCACTACTCAGCTAGTGAATTAGAAAGTTTTTATAAGGCATCTGCCGAGAAAGCAGAAGAAGAGTACGGCCATATTCAAGCTTTAAAAGACTACAGGGCTAAACATTATCCAGCCTTGAAACTTTTCGATGGTCTCATGTATCGTCACATCAAACGAAATGGGTTAACCGAGGCTGAACAAACCTATCTTGAAAATCATGTCCTGATTACCTCGGCTTTATACGGTGTTGTCCCAGCCTTGTCGCCTATGGCTCCTCACCGTTTGGACTTCTTGATGAAGTTAAAAGTAGCTGGAAAAACCCTAAAGAGTCATTGGAAATCAGCCTATGATGAGTCCCTACAGGATGAGGACATGATATTTTCTCTCTTGTCATCAGAGTTTGAAACTGTATTTTCTAAGGAAATCAGAGAAAAGATGGTGACCTTCAAATTTATGGAGGACAAGGCAGGTCAGCTGAAGATCCACTCAACTATTTCAAAAAAAGCCCGTGGTGCCTTTTTGACCGCCTTGATAGAAGGACAAGTTCAAACAGTCGAACAAGCTCGCCAGCTCAGTTTTGCAGGTTTTGACTACCAACCTGATTTATCCAGTAACTTAGAACTCGTCTTTGTGAAACTAGCATAA